The window CTCATAATACTAAGTCTTATTTGGGGATCTTCTTTTATTCTTATAAAGAAAGCTTTAGGAGAAGAAAATGGTGAATTAGTATTACAGCCATTGCAGTTAGGAGCTGCACGGACGATAATATCTGGTACGATTCTAATTATTATAGGGTGGAAATCCTTTATATCTACCGATAAAAAAGATTGGCCGTGGCTTGCAGTTTCTGGACTTTTAGGAACTTTCTTCCCGGCATTCTTATTTGCTTATGCTCAAACTGAAATCGATAGTGCTATAAGTGCTATACTTAACTCTACTGTACCATTGATATCTTTGATAATGGGTGCCGTTATTTTTGGGATATCTTTTTCACGCAATCAGTTGATAGGTGTCATCATTGGATTAGCAGGAGCAATAGGTCTGGTCATAGCGGGAATGGAAAGTCACCCAAATCAAAACTATTTATTTGCAGGACTTATTTTAATAGCATGTGTTTGTTATGCGAGTAATGTGAACATAATCAAGAAGTATCTTCAAAACATAAATCCTCTTGCTATCGCTACTGGAAATTTCATTTTTATAGTCCCATTAGCGATCATTGTTTTCTTTTCATCAGATGGTCATTCTATTGAGTTTAATGACAGTCGAGTGCAAGAAAGCTTTTTGTATATAATTGTTTTATGTCTGTTTGGAACTGTTGCAGCCAAAATCATGTTTAACAAACTCGTACAAATGACCTCACCTGTATTTGCGACATCAGTTACCTATTTGATGCCTGTCATAGGGCTTACTTGGGGAGTTTTAGACGGAGAATTTTTCAACGTATGGCAAGGTGTTGCAACAGCCGTAATAATTTTTGCAGTAGTTCTAGTAACACGTGAGAAGAAAAAAGCCTAATCGATTACCTCACTGGCAACCATATAGTTGACAATTGCTTCTTTCATCAATAAAGATTGTTCTCCAGCTTTAAGCGATGGCAAATTTTCCTTTACAGTAAAATGTGGCCATTTATCGTCATCATAATGAGAAAACTCATAGTAACCATAAGGTTCTAACACGCGGCAAATAGCGATATGCATCAATTGCAGCTTCTCGTCTTTTTTAAATTTACGATGTAATTGCCCTAACTCCTGTACTCCTATAATAAATAAAATCGCATCAAGGTCCATTTCATCTCCATCTGCAAATTTTGATTGAAAAAAGGCTACAGTTTTTACCCATCTCTCTTTTAATTGCTCATCTCTTGTCATGTTACAAAGATACTTCTAGAAAGTTGTTCGGTATCTTAGAATATGTTATTTATTCCGCTTTCGCGAAAGCGGAAACTCAATCAGCAGTTGAAAATATACCCTTTTAGGGGTATTTTATAAACTGCATGTGGCACCTATATTTGAGCATTAGTCAAAAATTATTAGGGATATGTTTTTGATAAGTCCACTGGTCCATTTACCGGTGGACTTTTTTGTTAAATATTGGTAAAAGCTTTTTGAAACGATCGTTTCAATATATATTTGCAGTGATATTATGCCTCGAATAGAAACTTTTAATAGAGAACAAGTGCTTCAAAATGCCATGCAGGTATTTTGGGAGCGTGGCTATAATGCTACTAGTATGCAAGATCTTGTTGATGCTACAAGGTTAAATAGGAGTAGTATTTACAATAGCTTTGGTGGTAAAATGGAATTATATCAGGCTTCTTTAAATAAGTATCTAGAAGACACTCAATCTCAGTTTGCTCCTATTTTAAATAGTGATAAAAATCCCTTAGATAAAATACGTTCAATTTTTGAAAGCTTTTTATCAGAAATCTATCATGATTCTCGTGGTTGTATGAGTATGAATTGTAAGTCTGAAATGTCGTCAAATGAGGACTTGAGAAAATGGTTAGAAATTACTCAAGAGCAAACGTTAACTATGTTTCAGCAATTAATTCAAGAAGGTCAAAATCAAGGCGACATCAATAAAAATCAAAGCTGTCGTGTTTATGCATGGCATGTATTCAATTCCTTTCAAGGATTTAGAATGACAGGAATTTTAGAAAAGCAAACAGGTGTACTAAAAAGCATAATAGATAACAGTTTAAGTATATTAAAGTGAATTTTTTTTAACCCAATTTGGAACGATCGTTTCAATATAAAACAATTAATAATGAGTAAATTAAAAGGAAAAGTAATCGTAATTACAGGTGGTACAAGCGGTATAGGTAAAGCAACAGCTCAAGAGTTTCTTGATCAAGGAGCTAAGGTCATTATCACAAGTCGTAAACAAAATAATATTGATGCAACGATAAAAGAGTTAGGAGGAAACCTAACAGGTTTTGTAAGTGACGCTGGAAACTTTGATGACCTTCAAAATTTCAACAAGGAACTAGGTAAATACACAGATCATGTAGATGTTTTATTTGTTAATGCTGGTTTTGGTAAATTCACGTCTCTAGTTGATGCTGACGAAGAGCTGTTTGATTCTCAATTCAATGCCTTAGTTAAAGGTAGTTACTTCACTATTCAAAAAACACTACCTTATTTGAAAGCAGGTAGTTCTGTGATTTTAAATACTAGTGTTGTTACAGATATTGCAATGCCTGGAGCTAGCATTTATGGAGCTGCAAAAAGTGCCGTTTCTTACTTGACTAAAAGTTTTGCAAATGAGCTTAAAGAGCAACAAATAAGAGTAAACGCCGTGAGTCCTGGTCCTATAGGTACTAATTTTTTTAATGAGGCTGGAGTATCGCAAGAGCAACAAGAGGCAATGGCCACTCAGATACTAGCTCAAGTTCCTATGAACAGATTTGGTGAAGCATCTGAAATTGCAAAAACAGTAGCTTTCCTAGCAAGTTCTGATTCTAGTTTTATAACTGGTCACGAGATTCAAGTGGATGGAGGAATGGCACAGATTTAAAAGGATAAATCTGAGATGATAAGTCACAAGAGCTCAACATTTGAAGAACTCTTGTGACTTTTGTTTTTAGTATCAATCTACATAAATACCATTTTCTGGCATTTTAAAAGTCTGCTTATCTAGTCCTCCACGATCAATGTCTACTTTTGAGAAAACCCTAGTCTTTCCAGCGCTCACTGTAGGTTTATTCTCTTCTACTTTGTACCAGGTCAACTCCTTTGGAAGCAGTAAACCATTAACTTCTTGCCATTTATTGTATTTAATGTAACTGTATTCATTAGACTTTTCACTTTGACCATAAGTTACCGTATACGCAAGCCATTCCATTTTTTTAGTTTCTGGATGGTAATACAGGATGTAATTATCGTCTGGCGCGTCACCTACATTTGCTTCATAACCTATTTTAATTCCTGGATAAACTAAGCCATCTTTTTCTAATGGTGCCGCATCACTATAAACTATTCCATCGTCTGCCAGTAAAAAAGGCATGGCATAAAAATAAAACATCAAATTGTGATAGAATCGAGCACGTTCTTTAGGAAAATAGGTGCTGTCTTGAGCGATCCAGACTTTTCCATTAATAGAACCTATACTATAGTTAGGAGCTTCCAACATGATATCTCGTGATTTGAGGTCTGTAATGGTGCTTTGATCGTCCATATTATAAGTCATGCTTTTCATTTCAGACCATTCTTGAAGTCCTCCATGAGCGCTGAAAACATTTAGTAACTCTTCTGGATATCTAGATGTATCAATTGCTGCGATCTTAGCTTCAGTGGATGGTACCTCTTTTGAAGGGCTGTCGTTCTCTGTCTTGCACGATGTGATTACTAAAATACAGGCAAGGGCAATAAATAAATTTTTCATATTTCAAATTTAAATGTAAATATACAGCGACTGTTCAAGGCTAGATTATTAATAATGCCTAAGAACTTGAACATTTTACCTTTACCCATCGTAGCAATTAGTAATCTACAGAATCAGTTATAAAAATTTTAAGTTCAAGTTCTAACTCGTATCTTTAAACGCCAATAAAATTAAGCTATGAAACAATTTCTTTCTATTCTATTTTTAAGTTCTTTTTTGATTTCTTTTGCCCAAAATCCTAAAGCAACTCCTACGACAAAAGTTCAAAGTGGTCTTTTAAAAATGGAGCAAATGGAGCAATCATCTCCGTTTAAAAATCTAGAATTTAAAAACATAGGGCCTACAGTGATGTCTGGTCGCGTCGTAGATGTAGACGTAAACCCTAATGATCCTACCGAGATGCTTGTTGCCTACGCCAGCGGTGGATTGTGGCATTCTAATAATAACGGTACCAGTTTTACTCCTGTTATGGATAACGCAAGCACCATTAATCTAGGAGATATTGCGGTAGATTGGGATGCTAAAACTATCTGGGCAGGAACTGGAGAAAATAATTCTAGCCGCAGCAGCTATGCTGGAATAGGTTTGCTTAAATCAACAGATTGGGGTAAAACATGGAGTGAACCTATGCTTACTGACTCTCATCATATCGGTCGCATTTTAATAGACCCTAAAAACACAGATCATGTCGTGGTAGCCGTAACGGGACCTTTATACTCACAGAGCGATTCTAGAGGAATTTACGCTACAAAAGATGGCGGAAACACTTGGAATAAAACACTTTTTGCGACTAACATGGCTGGATTTATAGACCTAGCTGTTGCACCAGAAGATTTTAATGTAATGTATGCGGCAAGTTGGGAAAAAGATCGCAAAGCTTGGAATTTTGATGGAGATGGAGAAGCAAGTGCTATTTATAAAAGTACGGACGCTGGACAAACCTGGACTAAAATAACCACAGAATCCAGTGGCTTCCCTATTGGGACTGGAGTAGGCCGTATAGGACTTGCTGTTTATGATGCCAACACCGTGTATGCCATTCATGATTCGCAATTTAGGAGACCTAAAAAAGAAGACGATTCATCAAAAGATGAAAATAAAAACCTTTCTAAGGATGATTTTAAGCAGATGTCCAAAGAAGCATTTTTAGCATTAGAAGATAAAAAACTCAATACTTTTCTTAAACAAAACGGTTTTCAAGAAAAATACAGAGCGCAAAATGTAAAAAATATGGTTCGCGCTGGTGACGCAACTCCTATGGATGTTGCTAAGTACCTTGAGAATGCCAATACGCAGCTTTTTGATACACCAGTAAAAGGTGCCGAACTCTATCGCTCCAACGACGGTGGAAAGACTTGGAAAAAAACTCATGAAGATCAAATCGACAACGTTTTCTACAGCTACGGTTATTACTTTGCCCAAGTACGAGTAGATCCTAGCGACGTGAATCATGTTTATGTAATGGGTGTCCCGATAATCAAATCTGATGACGGCGGAAAAACATGGAAAAGCATTTCAAAAGAAAATGTTCATGCAGATCATCATGCATTATGGATCAACCCAAACAAAAGAGGCCATATTATTAACGGTAACGATGGCGGACTGAATATCTCCTATGATGATGGAGAGACTTGGATTAAAAACAACTCGGCTAGTGTAGGACAATTTTATGCGATTAATTATGATATGGAAAAACCATATAACGTTTATGGCGGCTTGCAAGATAACGGCGTTTGGGTAGGCGCTCATAATGCTAGAGAAGATAGATCATGGCATCAACAAGGTCAGTATCCATGGGAATCTATTATGGGTGGCGATGGAATGCAAATACAAATCGATTCTAGAAATAGCGATATCGTTTATACCGGTTATCAATTTGGTAATTATTATAGAATTAATCGCGACACAGAAGATGGGACTTATATCCAGCCAAAACACGAATTAGGAGAATCTCCTTACCGCTTTAATTGGCAAACTCCTATATTATTGAGTTCGCACAATCAAGACATCCTGTATTTAGGAGGCAATAAATTACACCGATCGATGAATCAAGGAGACGACTGGACTGCCATTTCTCCAGACCTGACTCAAGGCGGTAAAGAAGGAAATGTAACTTATGGCACGCTTACTAGCATTAGTGAATCTCCATTTCAATTTGGTTTAATTTACACAGGATCTGACGATGGATTAGTTCAAATTACAAAAGACGGTGGCGCAAGCTGGAATAGGATTAAAGGCAACTGGCCAGTGAACCTTTGGGTAAGCCGTGTGGTAGCTTCACAACACGATCAAGCGACTGTTTATGTAACCTTAAATGGTTACCGTTTTGACGATTTTACACCTTACGTTTTTAAAAGTACCGACTATGGTAAGACTTGGACTAACATCGGCAATTCTATTCCTACTTCACCAGTGAATGTGATTATTGAACATCCTAAGAAAGAAAATATCTTGTTTTTGGGAACAGATAATGCCAGCTACATCAGTACTGATTCAGGAAGTACTTGGAATCTCCTAAACAATGGCATGCCACCTGTAGCTGTTCATGACATGAAAATACAGCCAGAGGCAAATGATTTACTGATAGGAACACATGGTCGCTCCATTTACACGGCAAATCTGGATGCATTAGAATTATTAGGCGATGATGATAATTTCGCTTTCGCGAAAGTCGACAAAATGAGAGCTTCTTCTAGATACGGCTCACAAGGATTTATGTGGAGTGAAGGACCAGAGCCTAAAATTGAGTTGACTTTCTATTCAAAAATGGCTGGTAAAGTAAAAATGGAAGTCCTTATTGAAGATGGGAAAACCATTTATGAAAATGGAACAAATGCAAGTAAAGGTTTGAACTTTTATACTTATGATGGTAGTGTAGGTGAATATGCTTTGAAAAGATTTGATGAAGAAAACCGACCTAAAAAAGCAGATAACGGTAAGTACTACCTAACTAAAGGAACGTATACTATTAAATTGACTGGTAATTCTGGTACTGCAACACAAGAGTTGATTGTTGAGTAATTGATAATAAAAGTCTACTCTTCATTTAAAAAATCTTTATGAGTCAACTCAAAGTAAGACTTTTATTATTTATACCGATAATATTTTTATTTATTCAATGTATTGACAACTCAGAAAAAATAAACAAATTTGATGAGATGGAAAGTGCAATTCTTAAAGACAAAATTATTTGGAATAAAAATAAAAAATTAAAATGGTCGGACTTCAGATATGACCCAACGGAAAAATCTTTTGTTATATATACTAACGTTGGTTTAAGTGCAAGATATAATGTTGACAATCCAATAATGTTTCGTTCTTATACTACTTTTTCTAGAACAAAGTCCATTGTTTCTGATACAACTCACAAAGATGATTTGAGAATAGCACAAGCTAAATTCGATCTTTTAGAAACATATCGGAGAAAAATGCTACAAAAAGTTGATAGTATTAGAGGTTTGAAATCGAAAAACTTTGAAAAATCTTATTTTGACGATGTGCTTAAAAAATATTATAATGACTTTGACAAGGAATGGGAAATGTATAGACCAATCACTATTGAATCTTTAGAAACAGTTGAGAGAAAAATTGAAAAAGAATTGAATAAGTCATATTAACCTTAGAATCAATATGAAACATTACTTTTTAGTTCTCGTACTATTAATACTCAGTTGTGGAGAAAAACAATCACAACAAGAAGAATTATCCTATATGAAAACAACCATCCAACTAGAAAATGAGCAAGTTTCTATAGATCTTTCAAAACCTCATGATATCAGTATTGCGGTTCAAAACAATGCTGGCGTGGGCGCTTGGTATATTGATCAGCCGCAAATAAAGCACGTAGAAGTAGATGGTTATGTTGGGAATGTAAAATTGGGCGGCTCGACTAATTTTAATGATGTGAATTTTAATCCGCACAGTCATGGAACGCATACAGAATGTATAGGTCATATAACAGAAGAATTTCATAGTGTCAACGATGCGCTGGACGGTACGTTTTTTAAAGCACAATTGATGAGTGTGACACCACAAGAGATGGACGGTGATTTAGTCATTAATGAATCCGTAACTGCCGGTTTAAAAGATGGTGTAACCGCCGTGATACTGCGTACGATGCCCAATCCTGAGAGTAAGATGACTACAAATTATTCTAATACAAATCCGCCGTATGTAGATGCTGGCTTGATGTTACGCTTTCGCGAAAGCGGAATCAAACATTTTCTTATAGACTTGCCTAGTGTGGATAAAGAGAAAGATAATGGTGCACTTCTAGCGCATAAGTCTTTTTGGAATTTTGATGGAGAGCAACGGCTTGATGCAACCATTACCGAATTTATTTATGTGCCTGAAGCTGTAAAAGATGGTTTGTATATGCTGGACCTTCAAGTCGCACCTATTGAAAATGATGCGGCGCCATCGCGGCCTATTCTCTACCAGATATTGTAAATTTGACAAATGGATTTATTATTTTTTCTTGGACTAGCTTTAGGAGCCATTGCCTCGTTTTTTATTTTCAAATACTTCTTTAAAGGTGGTAAAAGAGAAAATAGACAAGAACAAAGCGTTGTGTTGATGGAGAAAATACGTTCTGTATGTAAATTCATTACGGTCGAAGGTGATTTTTCTGAAATTTACCACTATCAAAATGTAAAAGATAAAATTGCCAACTTCCTTCTAGGAAAAAAGAAAGCTATTATATTGATCAAGGCAAAAGCTCATATAGGATTTGATCTTACTAAAATAGAAATGGATAGCGATCCAGATGCCAAAACGATCACGCTTAGAAATTTCCCGCAGCCACAAATTTTGAGTATAGAAACAGACTTCAGTTATTATGATAAATCTGAAGGTTGGGCAAACTATTTCACCAGTGATGATCTTACCGAAGTAACACGCAATGCTAAACAGCACATCATCGATAAAGTTCCAGAAAGCGGTCTTATGGAACAAGCCAAAAAAGAGGCAATAATGGCGATTAAAATGATGGAAGGACTTGCTGCAACTATAGGATGGAAGCTGGATTACAATGCTTTGGTCCTTGATCAAAGTGTTGAGGATAAGAAAATAGAGAGATAAACGTATATTTGAAAAAAAAGCATTCTAATGGACTTACAATCTAGAAAAATCGAGTTTATTCAAGAGTTTCTAAAATTAGAAAGTGATGACGCAATTTCAAAACTAGAACTAACCTTAAAAAATATAAGTAACAAGTTAAAATCAGAACCTGTTGAGCCAATGACTATGGAAGAATTGAATGCTCGAATTGACAAATCTGAAGATGATTTTGTAAATGGTTCCTACATTTCAGCTGAGGAGTTGTTAGAAAAATTTAAGTAATGCTATTTGAGATAAATTGGTCCACAACCGCACAGGAACAATTGTTTCTAATTTATGAATATTATTCTGAAAAATTATCCTCAAAAACTGCCTCAAAACTCATTCGTGGGATTATAAATGAATCATTATCCTTAAAACAAACACCTTATCTAGGTCAAAAGGAAGTATTGTTAGAAAATCGAAGTAAAGATTTCAGATACTTAATTCATAAAAATTATAAGATCATATATGTTATCGACGAGGAAATTTATACCATAAAAATATATGATGTTTTTGATGTTAGGCAAAGCCCTAATAAACTATTTAGAAATATATAAAATCCATGCAAATAGACGAGCTTAGAGACTATTGCCTTTCTAAAAAAGGAGCGACTGAAGAATTTCCTTTTGATGAGGTAACGCTGGTTTTTAAAGTGATGAATAAAATGTTTTGCCTAGCTGGCTTAGAGAAATGGGAACGCGGAGAAAAAACTATCAATTTAAAATGCGATCCAGAACAAGCCATTAAACTACGTGAAAAATACGACGGAACAGTGATAGGTGGTTTTCATTCTAATAAAAAACACTGGAATACGATTTATACAGATCGGGAAATGCCTTCTAGAGAAATACAACACTGGATCAATCATAGTTATGATCTTGTTGTGTCTAAATTGACTAAAAAAGAAAAGGAGATTTTAAAAAATCTATAGAATTTAAAAAAGTAAAACCTACATAAAAACAGTTCTTTATTATACTGGAGCTGATAAAAAACTAAAATATTGCAATCACAACTTCACGATTTTTATAACGAGCGCATTGCTCAATTTACAGATTCTAGCAATAGACTTCAAAATCAATTGCGACTCTCCAGCACCTTCCGTTTTCTGGTTTTCATAGGTGGTTGTGTGGTGGTTTACTTTCTATTTGATTACTGGCAATATGCTGTTTTAGCAGCATTTTTAATTTTTGGCTTCTTCCTTTTCCTAGTTTCAAGACATGAAAATTTAAAACGCAAACGTGATTTTCAAATAGGCTTGCGTGATATTAATGGTAAAGAATTACAGATTCTAGATCGAGATTTTCATGGCTTTCCTACTGGGAAAGAATTTCTAGAAGATGATCATGAATACAGTCGTGATATTGATCTTTTTGGTGTAGGGTCTATGTTTCAATATTTGAATAGAAGTGTTACAAAAGATGGTGTGATCTCGCTTGCGCGAAAACTAAACTGCAACAATATTACCGAAATTGAAAAGAAGCAGAAAGCTGTAAAAGAACTGGCAAAAAAGGTAGATTTTAGACAAGAATTTTGGGCAACAGCAACTTTATTAGATAATGAAAAAGATCCTAATACGATGCTCAAATGGGTAAAGAGCTATCATTCTTTTGTGCCTAAAGTATTTTCTTGGTTGTGCTGGTTATTGTTTGCATTGAGTATAGCAACTTTTACATTGTACTTCTATGATCTAGTGCCCGGTTATATACCAGCAGCGGTGTTTTTTATAGGTTTAGGAATTACTGGAAAATATATTAAGCAAATCACTGCTTTTTCTGGTAACATAAGTAGCTTGGAACTTTTCTTCAGTCAGTACAGTCAATTAATTCTTGCAATAGAGAAGGAAACTTTTGAGAGCGATTTACTTGTTCAATTAAAATCACAAATCACCACAAATGGAGATCCTGCGTCACAGCGGTTTCATGATCTTGCAGGAGCTATAGGACGACTAGATCAAAGAAATAACATGCTTTTTGGTGTGCTTGCAAATGGTCTAGGGCTTTGGGACCTTAAGCAAGTACATACGATTGAAAACTGGCTGCAAGAAAATGCGTCACATATAGAAAATTGGTTACAAGCAGTTGCTGAAGTTGATGCTCTAAGCTCGTTAGGTAATTATGCCTATAATCATCCAGATTATACCTATCCTGAAATTAAAAAAGGTGAATTTCAATTGAAAGCTATTGACGCGCACCATCCATTATTAGATCCTCAAAAATCTATCGGTAACGATATCTCTATAAAATCTGGAGAGTTTTTTATTATTACTGGAGCAAACATGGCTGGTAAAAGTACCTTTCTTAGAACTGTATCGATGAAGATTGTACTTGCTAACACAGGTTTGCCAGTAAGCGCACAGAAAGTAATCTATAGCCCAATTAAGTTAATTACGAGCATGAGAACGAGTGACTCACTTACCGACGATGAATCCTACTTCTTTAGTGAATTGAAACGTCTTAAATACATTGTAGATAAAATAGAAACCGATCGGTATTTTATTGTACTTGATGAGATTCTTAAAGGTACTAATAGTCAAGACAAAGCAAATGGCTCTCGTAAATTAATAGAAAAACTGTCCAGAAAGCACGCCACAGGAATTATCGCCACGCACGATCTAAGTCTTACCGAGGTAGCAAATGAATACGATACGATTTCTAACTATTTCTTTGATGCTGATATTACAAATGACGAGCTTACTTTTGATTATAAATTCAAAGATGGCATTGCCACTAACATGAATGCGAGTTTCTTATTAAGGAAAATGGGAATTGTCGATCAGTAGGATCTTTTCAATTTTAATAATTTAAATCAAGAGGATTAACTGTGTGGTTTTAGCCTTATCTATTCCGCTTTCGCGAAAGCGAGAACATCATAATTCTAATCTTATCTCTTCAAAGCAAAATGTCCTCCGAAACTTTTAGGAACATTATTTTCAATATACTCCACTTTAAACCAATAGTCAGAAGAAGGTAAAGGCTGTCCATTATAAGTACCATCCCATCCGGCTCCGTTAGGATTTACTTGTTTTAATAATTTTCCAAAACGGTCAAAGATGTAAATAATAGTGCTAGGGTCATTATTGATGCCTATGATGTTCCATGTATCATGGAAGCCATCATTATTCGGAGTGAAAAATAAAGGATATCCTATTACATCTAAAGGTATTTCTACCATTGCGCAGCCTTCAGCATCTTGAATCACTATTATATGTGGTCCAGGAGTGACGTTATCAAAATTGCCGTTAAATTGCCATGGACCGTCGTCTAATCGAAAGATGTACTGATCTGCTGGGCCTTCTGCAAATGCTTCTATTCTATGTCTTTCTTCAAAATATCTCGTGACAACTTCAGCACCAAAACGATCTGGTGGACCCAATTGTCTCACTTCTGTTGTTTGTAAGCTATTACAAGCAGTAGCGGTATTTGTTACCGTTACGGTATACAATCCTACTTCAGTTGCTGTTAAACTAGCATCAGTCTCTCCGTTGATTGCTACTCCATCTAGTTCCCAAGTAAAATCTAAGCCAGCACTGTCAAGTCCGGTATCTAAT is drawn from Nonlabens dokdonensis DSW-6 and contains these coding sequences:
- a CDS encoding DMT family transporter, whose product is MDPSKLKYVYLIILSLIWGSSFILIKKALGEENGELVLQPLQLGAARTIISGTILIIIGWKSFISTDKKDWPWLAVSGLLGTFFPAFLFAYAQTEIDSAISAILNSTVPLISLIMGAVIFGISFSRNQLIGVIIGLAGAIGLVIAGMESHPNQNYLFAGLILIACVCYASNVNIIKKYLQNINPLAIATGNFIFIVPLAIIVFFSSDGHSIEFNDSRVQESFLYIIVLCLFGTVAAKIMFNKLVQMTSPVFATSVTYLMPVIGLTWGVLDGEFFNVWQGVATAVIIFAVVLVTREKKKA
- a CDS encoding DUF6503 family protein, which produces MKNLFIALACILVITSCKTENDSPSKEVPSTEAKIAAIDTSRYPEELLNVFSAHGGLQEWSEMKSMTYNMDDQSTITDLKSRDIMLEAPNYSIGSINGKVWIAQDSTYFPKERARFYHNLMFYFYAMPFLLADDGIVYSDAAPLEKDGLVYPGIKIGYEANVGDAPDDNYILYYHPETKKMEWLAYTVTYGQSEKSNEYSYIKYNKWQEVNGLLLPKELTWYKVEENKPTVSAGKTRVFSKVDIDRGGLDKQTFKMPENGIYVD
- a CDS encoding DUF4230 domain-containing protein is translated as MDLLFFLGLALGAIASFFIFKYFFKGGKRENRQEQSVVLMEKIRSVCKFITVEGDFSEIYHYQNVKDKIANFLLGKKKAIILIKAKAHIGFDLTKIEMDSDPDAKTITLRNFPQPQILSIETDFSYYDKSEGWANYFTSDDLTEVTRNAKQHIIDKVPESGLMEQAKKEAIMAIKMMEGLAATIGWKLDYNALVLDQSVEDKKIER
- a CDS encoding SDR family oxidoreductase, which translates into the protein MSKLKGKVIVITGGTSGIGKATAQEFLDQGAKVIITSRKQNNIDATIKELGGNLTGFVSDAGNFDDLQNFNKELGKYTDHVDVLFVNAGFGKFTSLVDADEELFDSQFNALVKGSYFTIQKTLPYLKAGSSVILNTSVVTDIAMPGASIYGAAKSAVSYLTKSFANELKEQQIRVNAVSPGPIGTNFFNEAGVSQEQQEAMATQILAQVPMNRFGEASEIAKTVAFLASSDSSFITGHEIQVDGGMAQI
- a CDS encoding type II toxin-antitoxin system RelE/ParE family toxin, whose translation is MLFEINWSTTAQEQLFLIYEYYSEKLSSKTASKLIRGIINESLSLKQTPYLGQKEVLLENRSKDFRYLIHKNYKIIYVIDEEIYTIKIYDVFDVRQSPNKLFRNI
- a CDS encoding TetR/AcrR family transcriptional regulator — translated: MPRIETFNREQVLQNAMQVFWERGYNATSMQDLVDATRLNRSSIYNSFGGKMELYQASLNKYLEDTQSQFAPILNSDKNPLDKIRSIFESFLSEIYHDSRGCMSMNCKSEMSSNEDLRKWLEITQEQTLTMFQQLIQEGQNQGDINKNQSCRVYAWHVFNSFQGFRMTGILEKQTGVLKSIIDNSLSILK
- a CDS encoding cyclase family protein, with the protein product MKHYFLVLVLLILSCGEKQSQQEELSYMKTTIQLENEQVSIDLSKPHDISIAVQNNAGVGAWYIDQPQIKHVEVDGYVGNVKLGGSTNFNDVNFNPHSHGTHTECIGHITEEFHSVNDALDGTFFKAQLMSVTPQEMDGDLVINESVTAGLKDGVTAVILRTMPNPESKMTTNYSNTNPPYVDAGLMLRFRESGIKHFLIDLPSVDKEKDNGALLAHKSFWNFDGEQRLDATITEFIYVPEAVKDGLYMLDLQVAPIENDAAPSRPILYQIL
- a CDS encoding WD40/YVTN/BNR-like repeat-containing protein → MKQFLSILFLSSFLISFAQNPKATPTTKVQSGLLKMEQMEQSSPFKNLEFKNIGPTVMSGRVVDVDVNPNDPTEMLVAYASGGLWHSNNNGTSFTPVMDNASTINLGDIAVDWDAKTIWAGTGENNSSRSSYAGIGLLKSTDWGKTWSEPMLTDSHHIGRILIDPKNTDHVVVAVTGPLYSQSDSRGIYATKDGGNTWNKTLFATNMAGFIDLAVAPEDFNVMYAASWEKDRKAWNFDGDGEASAIYKSTDAGQTWTKITTESSGFPIGTGVGRIGLAVYDANTVYAIHDSQFRRPKKEDDSSKDENKNLSKDDFKQMSKEAFLALEDKKLNTFLKQNGFQEKYRAQNVKNMVRAGDATPMDVAKYLENANTQLFDTPVKGAELYRSNDGGKTWKKTHEDQIDNVFYSYGYYFAQVRVDPSDVNHVYVMGVPIIKSDDGGKTWKSISKENVHADHHALWINPNKRGHIINGNDGGLNISYDDGETWIKNNSASVGQFYAINYDMEKPYNVYGGLQDNGVWVGAHNAREDRSWHQQGQYPWESIMGGDGMQIQIDSRNSDIVYTGYQFGNYYRINRDTEDGTYIQPKHELGESPYRFNWQTPILLSSHNQDILYLGGNKLHRSMNQGDDWTAISPDLTQGGKEGNVTYGTLTSISESPFQFGLIYTGSDDGLVQITKDGGASWNRIKGNWPVNLWVSRVVASQHDQATVYVTLNGYRFDDFTPYVFKSTDYGKTWTNIGNSIPTSPVNVIIEHPKKENILFLGTDNASYISTDSGSTWNLLNNGMPPVAVHDMKIQPEANDLLIGTHGRSIYTANLDALELLGDDDNFAFAKVDKMRASSRYGSQGFMWSEGPEPKIELTFYSKMAGKVKMEVLIEDGKTIYENGTNASKGLNFYTYDGSVGEYALKRFDEENRPKKADNGKYYLTKGTYTIKLTGNSGTATQELIVE
- a CDS encoding MmcQ/YjbR family DNA-binding protein, whose amino-acid sequence is MQIDELRDYCLSKKGATEEFPFDEVTLVFKVMNKMFCLAGLEKWERGEKTINLKCDPEQAIKLREKYDGTVIGGFHSNKKHWNTIYTDREMPSREIQHWINHSYDLVVSKLTKKEKEILKNL